One window from the genome of [Mycobacterium] stephanolepidis encodes:
- a CDS encoding mycofactocin-coupled SDR family oxidoreductase, translating to MADFEGRTALITGGARGMGRSHALALAEAGADIAICDRCENSEVVGYPLATEDDLAETVAMVEKTGRQCISAKLDVKDRAALDAFVAEAEESLGGIDIAITNAGISTIALLPDVESAQWDEVIGTNLTGTFNTIAAVAPGMIKRNYGRIITVSSMLGHSATWAQASYVSSKWGVIGLTKVAAHDLVGYGITVNAVAPGNIETPMTQNDFVFGMMRPDLEKPTLKDVESVFASLHLQYAPFLKAEEVTRAVLFLAHEASSHITGTVLPIDAGATARMI from the coding sequence GTGGCTGATTTCGAGGGAAGAACCGCACTGATCACCGGCGGCGCGCGCGGCATGGGGCGTTCGCACGCACTGGCGCTGGCTGAGGCGGGCGCTGATATCGCGATCTGTGACCGCTGCGAGAACAGCGAGGTCGTGGGATATCCGCTGGCAACCGAGGACGACCTCGCCGAGACGGTCGCCATGGTCGAAAAGACCGGGCGCCAGTGCATCTCAGCCAAGCTCGACGTGAAAGACCGAGCAGCGCTGGACGCGTTCGTCGCCGAGGCCGAGGAATCACTCGGTGGAATCGATATCGCGATCACCAACGCCGGTATCAGCACCATCGCGCTGCTGCCCGACGTCGAATCCGCGCAATGGGACGAGGTCATCGGCACCAATCTCACCGGAACCTTCAACACTATCGCGGCCGTGGCGCCCGGCATGATCAAGCGGAACTACGGCCGGATCATCACGGTCTCCTCGATGCTCGGACACAGCGCGACGTGGGCGCAGGCCTCGTACGTGTCGTCGAAGTGGGGCGTCATCGGACTGACCAAGGTCGCCGCGCATGATCTCGTCGGCTACGGCATCACCGTCAACGCCGTCGCACCGGGCAACATCGAAACCCCCATGACACAAAACGATTTCGTCTTCGGCATGATGCGCCCCGATCTTGAGAAACCGACACTCAAGGACGTCGAGTCCGTCTTCGCATCGCTGCACCTGCAGTACGCACCCTTCCTCAAAGCCGAGGAAGTCACCCGCGCTGTGTTGTTCCTGGCGCACGAAGCCAGCTCACACATCACCGGGACGGTGCTGCCGATCGACGCCGGCGCGACGGCACGAATGATATGA
- a CDS encoding MFS transporter, producing MSTPTADSPTIDQVNRRPVLLLLFASVVAAIGNGVSIVAIPWLVLQRTGSAADAAIVAAAGTLPLVFSTLISGTAVDFFGRRKMSIISDVLSLLSVSAIPILAMTTGLSVPLLAGLAALGAIFDPAGITARESMLPAAAKAAGWSLDRMNSMYEAVFNVAYIVGPGLGGLLIASIGGVNTMWATAATFVVSVVAIAFLRVEGSGKPAAETKPTGVVSGVVEGLKFVWNVKILRTLALIDMAITALYLPIESVLLPKHFSDAGTPQQLGWILMAISVGGLLGALGYATMVRHVQRRTIMLCATFTAGITTLGMSLLPPIAVLLVLGACLGFIYGPVAPIANYVMQTRSPEHLRGRVVGVMTSTAYCAGPLGFMLAGPIADKFGVASTLTIIGIPMILIAVASTQMPVLRELDRDEQRPQKDPTR from the coding sequence ATGTCCACTCCGACGGCAGATTCGCCGACAATCGATCAGGTGAATCGCAGGCCGGTACTCCTGCTGCTCTTCGCATCCGTTGTAGCCGCCATCGGCAACGGTGTCTCGATCGTCGCTATCCCCTGGCTGGTGCTGCAGCGCACCGGCTCTGCCGCGGATGCCGCGATCGTCGCCGCGGCCGGCACCCTGCCGCTGGTCTTCTCCACCCTGATCTCGGGGACCGCGGTCGACTTCTTCGGGCGACGCAAGATGTCGATCATCTCCGACGTCCTTTCGCTGTTATCCGTCTCTGCCATACCTATTCTGGCGATGACGACCGGGCTGAGCGTGCCACTGCTCGCGGGCCTCGCCGCGCTCGGCGCCATCTTCGACCCCGCCGGGATCACCGCACGCGAATCGATGCTGCCGGCCGCAGCGAAGGCTGCCGGCTGGTCGCTCGATCGGATGAACAGCATGTACGAAGCGGTGTTCAACGTCGCCTACATCGTGGGACCAGGTCTGGGCGGCCTGCTGATCGCCTCCATCGGCGGTGTCAACACCATGTGGGCCACCGCTGCGACCTTCGTCGTGTCGGTGGTGGCCATCGCCTTTCTCAGGGTCGAAGGCAGCGGGAAACCGGCCGCCGAAACCAAGCCCACCGGCGTGGTCAGCGGTGTCGTCGAGGGATTGAAGTTCGTCTGGAACGTCAAGATCCTCCGCACCCTGGCACTCATCGACATGGCCATCACGGCGCTGTACCTGCCGATCGAAAGTGTGTTGCTGCCCAAGCACTTCAGCGATGCCGGAACACCTCAGCAGCTCGGCTGGATACTTATGGCCATCTCGGTCGGCGGCCTGCTCGGCGCCCTCGGGTACGCCACCATGGTGCGCCACGTCCAACGCCGCACCATCATGCTGTGTGCCACCTTCACCGCCGGCATCACCACGCTGGGCATGTCGCTTCTGCCACCCATCGCGGTGCTGCTGGTACTCGGCGCGTGCCTGGGCTTCATCTACGGACCAGTGGCGCCGATCGCCAACTACGTGATGCAGACCCGCTCCCCCGAGCACTTGCGCGGGCGGGTGGTAGGGGTCATGACGTCCACCGCATACTGCGCCGGGCCGCTTGGATTCATGCTCGCCGGCCCGATCGCCGACAAGTTCGGCGTCGCCTCGACCTTGACGATCATCGGTATACCCATGATCCTCATCGCCGTCGCCAGCACGCAGATGCCCGTCTTGCGAGAGTTGGACCGGGACGAACAGCGGCCCCAAAAGGATCCCACTCGGTAG